GGAGTCGACGGTGAGGCCGGCGCCGAGCGCGGTGACGAGGGAGGCGACCAGGGGCTGGTTGGCGATCTTCGGGATGAGGGCGAGGGGGAGGCCGCGGGACAGGGCGGCGAGGGTGGTGCCGGAGCCGACGGCGGCCAGGACGGCGTGGGCGTGGTCGAGGAGTTGGGCGATGGGGGCGAAGGAGACGGCGCGGACGCGGTCGGGGGTGGCGACGGCGCCCAGGTCGGCGGGGGTGGCGGTGAAGCCGGTGGTGACGAGGGCGTCCGCGCCGGCGTCGAGGACGGCCTGGACGGCGGAGCGGAGCAGGGGGAGGTCGTCGACGACGGTGCCGAGCGTGACCAGGACGACCGGGCGGTCGCCGGTGAAGGCGGGGATGTCGGCGCGGGCGGGGGCGTCGTACGGCTGGCTGCTGATCGGGAGTGCGGTTGTGGTCGGGGGTGTGGTCTCCAGCCATTCCGGCCAGAGCCGGACGGTGGCCAGCGGGGTGGGGAAGGTCAGGCCGCGGTGGGCGCCGGCCTTGGCGGCGCCGGCGGTCAGCACGGCGTCGATGTCGGTGGCGGGGCTGTGGACGAAGACGACCCAGGGGATGCCGAGCCTGGCCGCGACCAGCGGGCCGAGGTAGTCCCACTGCTCGCCGACGATGACGTCGGGGCGTTCGGTCTCGGCGAGGGACAGCAGTTCGTCGAAGGCCAGGTCGGCGTACGTGGTGGTGAAGAGCGCGACGTTGGCGTCCAGCAGGCGTGCGCTGTCGGTGCGGTAGGCCAGCACGTCGGCGCCGGACCGGGACTCGTTCTCCGCGAGCAGCGCGGGTAGCGGCGGGCCGAACGCGCGCGTGGCGGCGTGCAGCGTCTCGTGGGTGGCGACGAGCA
This genomic window from Catenuloplanes niger contains:
- a CDS encoding glycosyltransferase — translated: MKALFTTFPAYGHLLPMLPLAEAAVAAGDTVLVATHETLHAATRAFGPPLPALLAENESRSGADVLAYRTDSARLLDANVALFTTTYADLAFDELLSLAETERPDVIVGEQWDYLGPLVAARLGIPWVVFVHSPATDIDAVLTAGAAKAGAHRGLTFPTPLATVRLWPEWLETTPPTTTALPISSQPYDAPARADIPAFTGDRPVVLVTLGTVVDDLPLLRSAVQAVLDAGADALVTTGFTATPADLGAVATPDRVRAVSFAPIAQLLDHAHAVLAAVGSGTTLAALSRGLPLALIPKIANQPLVASLVTALGAGLTVDSPASLPTAIPSLLTTPSLREAATTARSRLATRPSPTTVWTTLRSHLR